The window GCACATGTgcgtagtttttttttttttttttttttttttccatttccggGCGGATCCTCATAGGAATTGTCACGCGGAAGCGCcatcattccttcccccttccccttttgttgtctccattttttttattttttccttaacgtTAATTTTACATACCTcctttataaaaatttgcatGTGTATCTCCTCCAATTACGTTAGTGTGTTTCTCCCTTCCATGGGGGCACTTACCCTTGATCAAgacctttttttatatataactttctttttaataaaaattcgTGATGTAAGTAATTAGCTCCGAACATGATTATCGTGTAGGGAGAGTGGACTCTCCGAAGTGTACATCCCCTGGCTATCACCAtgagtggagaaaaaaaaaaaaaaaatgctacggGGGGCTATATTTTTCGGGACATCTCCTATGTGATAGAGGAAATTCATCATTGTAGATTTACGACCTAAATTGGTACGGGGTGCTCCTGCTCATTTattagaggaaaaaaggaaaaagggaagggggaaaaaaaacattaaaagTGCCCAGTTTGGTTAGTCCAGCACAACAGGCAGGTCCAACTATCACCCATTTATATGgggggaaggaggagaagtttttttttttttttttttttttctccttgtttgGCCGCAAATTTCCTACCAGTGCAAGACCATGCCCCTGAAATATGTATACCTAAGCATGTCGCCAACAAATTGCAGCTACACCTTTGCTTCTCTTTTGGGTTCATCGTGGAGTTTATACTGTGGTAGCcaatggagaagaagaagaagaagagggtGATTCTCCCAATCCtcatcctttttctccttattagTGTACAAAGATTCCGGTGTGAAAGTATCAAACTGGAAAGGGTTCCCTTTGATAGAGAGTCCATTATAGGGTCGTTaccaaacaaaataaaaaaatatgagggGAGTAAAGTCGTACTGGTGAGTAACATACCAAATTTGTCAGCAACACATGGAGAGTTTTTGCGCATGCTGAACGGGGAGGAGGGTCATCATATAGGGAAGTGTGTTCACCTCGGGGGTGATGGTGACAGTGATGCGATGTTGCCCGAGGACCCCGCCATCTACGACGGATTGGTAATCATCTTGGATGTCTTGGACGACCAAGTGGTAGAATCTCTAACCACCAAGTATGTGAACAGCTtcagggaaaagaagaaaaacgttTTTTTAAGTCTCAATAGTGTAAACGGCAAAAGCGGGATTCAGTTATTAACACAACTGCATATTCAGGTGTATGGAGGTGGATCCTACGTGAAGGATCCCTTTGGAAAGGCATCACAGAAGGGAGTGGAAATGCCTGAGGGGAGAATCAACCAGGGGTACGCTTTTTACACAGGAGAAATAATACGAGATACACCAATCGTTGATAACCCTTctgggggtaaaaaaaaaaaatttttgctctACCAAGGGACAGCACATGTCATGATGGGGAAAACAAAGAACATTCTCGAAGTGGTAACTTGCACACAGACATGTCTGGTGTAcgatcaaaatggaaatgttaTGAAAAAGGCAAAACAGGGGACCAACTTATCCTTAGTATCTTCTAATCAGTGGGACAATAACTCACGATGCGTTTTCTCATCATCAAGTGAGATTTTCtcagatattttttttcacacaaatggagaaaataaaaaattcgcTCAAGAGGTAGTTGCgtggaattttaaaaaaagcgGCATCATCCGGTACGATAAATTTAAACTGTACAAAGATGGAGACAAAAAGGATTACACAGCTGGTGATTTGTTTGGAGAAAAGCTCATAGGAGCCACTCCATTTTTCCCTAACGATTTTATTCACCTGTCGATCGACCTCTACGAACTGAAGAGGAACTTCTGGGTCCCCCTGAAACGAAGAGACATTCAGTACGAACTCGTCAAAATGCAAATTCACAGAAGagattttttaaacttttacaaaaatgcagAGAGTCCAACGTATTACAAAAGTTTCCATTTGCCAAAGGAACATGGTgtgtataaaataaaaatatatttccgcAGAAAAGGCTACAACGTTttaaatttgcattttttccttcccgttCGATCTCCACTGCATtatgataaaaacaaaaaagtacACTTTGAGTTTTACCCGTTTTATACGTACATttatctttctcttttttgtttttttcttttcatattGGTCATTATGTTTGACGATTCCAGAGGGCCAGCTGAAGATCGCGGTGGACAGGGCCAcggcaaggaaaaaatggactaGCGGTGTGATGTGGCCCCCTTTCCGCCGAAGCATGCATTATAAACCCGTTGGGATCATCCCCACGATTGCTCTATTTTGTTTACGTGTACCTATACATGTATGAATACGCATACAATTATGTTCCTATGTTTATATGCTTATGATTAtgtttgtattttattttattttattttttcccccccctccgcATTGCAACGCGCGTGTGACCAATTCGTTGTCGTTTTGATCAACGggggtgaaaaataaaacggcAATTTATTTGTGCGAACTCGGAGAGAACAAACTGGCAAGCCCTCAAAAAAGGCATCGGTAGGAGAGGCCCTTTtctagggaaaaaaaaaaaaaaaaaaagaattaaataaCATGAAAAAGTGCTACCGAATAATTCCCTTCCACCATCCGCGTGAGGAATAACTTCCCTCCCAAAAGTTCCCAATCGAAAGGGGAGACTTATACCATGATGATGCACGTTCTACGTACACTATGTTTTCTTATgcgtttccattttcttaCTGTATTAGAGGAGTAGCCAAAATAGTATAGTGGGAATTCTTCACACGGTGGGCACTCCATAACGAGAGCATAGACCACCCCTCCCCGACAGAAAGAATTACAACAAGAAAAGTGTAGCAGATAAGAAGGAATCCCCAACCCGTCCAATGAAATCACCCCATCACGTTAAAAAACGGAATACAAGATGAAGTATATTAATAACCTAAAAGagattgaaaataaaataaagtccATTTGTGACAACTGCGGTGTTGTTCCGCCGAAGATACTAATTGTTACCAAATATGTAGGcagtgaagaaataaataacattCACGCGTATGACAAGAAGTACCACTTTGGCGAGAATTCTCTTGAAGCCTTGGAGGAAAAGGCGAAGAAGCTTCCAGATACCATAAAGTGGCATTTCATAGGAAACCTCCAATCAAAGAAATGCAAAGTCTtggcaaatttaaaaaacctCCATATGGTGGAAACTCtagataaacaaaaaaaagccatcatgttaaataattatttaaaaagtataaaCGAAACTGAACAGAGAAGCAGTAAccaggcaaaaaaaatacgtgtGCTTATGCAAATTAAAACAACAGACGACCCGAACAAAACAGGCATTGGACATAACAACTATGATGACATTGAAAGCACCATTCTGTACATTATCAACAATTGTGAATTTCTAATTTTTAAGGGACTCATGACAATTTCCTCCTTAGAAATTGCCAATAGGGAAAACTCCTTCGTAATATTGAATGATATAAAGAGTAGACTTCTAAGTAATGCAGTTATTCGTGATTACTTTCGTGATAGAAAATTTCACATGAGCATGGGCATGTCCGGCGACCTCGAACTAGCCATTAAGCACCGAACAACGCAGCTCAGAATTGGAAGCGCcatttttggctagctcgtCACACATCATCATCTACATAATTTACACAATCTACAttattgctattttttttttttttctctctctctcttttttcacctgaccagtcgttcatacttttttttttttttttttttttttttttttaagaataatAGCTAGTTACACACTGTgtacataataaaaaaaggaaaggaggacaCGCATGTGTGCAAGTGCTTGATGAAAATTAGAAGATCACTTATTTTCCTATACTCGTCCATCCTATTTCTCACTTTCGAATGCACATAAATTTAGTAACCTTGtctatattttatttttgttcaacGAAATTGgcttaaaattaaaaaaaaggtaccaAATGGTAGTTAGGATACACGCTTGCGTGATAAAATTGGTGAAATACGATTCttcgaacaaaaaaaaaaaaaaaagaaaagaaaagaagaaaaaaaaaaaagagatagCACGTGCAGATGGGTGAATAGAACACGTACGTACATATCCACGTATGTGTACACTTAAAAACGGCATGCGCATAACAATCACTTCAGGTGCGcaagcaaaacaaaaaagaggcTACATTTAGGCGTACTACTATGTTTAGCTTCAGTAACGCCACGCGGTAATATATATTAGCTGATCTGCCGCAAAGGAAATATCACAACAAACGGGGGATATATACGTCCTCCCTACAAATCGTCAAACACCCACAATTGCAAAAATTGAATTTCGAATTCCTCCTCGTGGGTAAGCAAGTCATTATCGTATGTGCTGCTCCTGTTGGTCTGACCTTTGCACAAGTCATCATTAATCAGCAGAGAACAGTTATCCCCGCCGCCTATCGTTATAGATTTTTCATCTGAGTAGACAAAATAATTGTTTCGAGTAGTCCAGTTGAATACCTGAATAGCTGTATTATCATTACAACtttgttttgttctgttttttttgctgctTTCCCCAGTTTCGGTACCTACGGAGTTGTGACTCATCAGGGGCTGCTTCTTCCCCGGGAGGGAGGTTAAATGGTGGTATTTCTCCTCGACAAGCATTTTTGTTCTGCACTGCACGGCATCCGACGACGCGTCACCGTTTTCATCGTTATCATGGTAACAGCCCTCAGATGTAAGGTTACCCTTTTCGTTAGCACCGTAGGCTCCACCACTACACGCGCCACCAACAGTGCTACCCCCCTCTTCATCCTCCACGGAATCCAAATCGTGTATATCCGTTTTGGATCTATTCATGTAATGGACAGAAGTGCGCGATGGACCTTCCTGATTCGCATCCCCCTTAATGGAGTCCTTCAAGCTGTCTTCAAAATCAGTAACAAGTTTTTCCTGAGAATTTGACGTTGAATTATTTCCCAACTTCCCCTCGTTCATGTCTAAAGGGATGTTCTTCCGCTTAACCTTTTCAACATTCTCTTCCAATGGATAAAAACTCTCCATGCTCTTCTCATAGGCACAGTTGCTTCCATTATTACTCCCCTTATTATCttcatcttttattttttcctccttatttCCTCTCAAGGAgttattcccatttttaaacGTAAACAAAAAGTTTTCCCCAGATCCGTAGTAACTATTCTCGCATTGCAACTTGTCGAGGAAACAGCCGAATAATACATTGTCCATATCGCAGATTAGCAAAATTACACTTCCTTTGTTCGATACACTTCTATAAAGGGTTTTGAAAGAAACCCCATGTATACTCGAACAAAAAGCCATCTTCCATATTTTGATGCTCAGTGTTGGGGGGAGGTAGTAGTTTATCTGCTTAGTCATTTCTTTGTTTAACAATTTTACTGCACCGTTAATGTACTCCAATTTCGGGATTAATGGTAAATAATTTATATCCTTGGCATCATTGATTGAATTCGCTCCCTGTGCTTTTTTCTTGGATTCTTTGGCCATTAAAGATTGTTCAATGATGCACTTTAACAATTCATTTGATGTGAATGGCACCGAGgtgattgttttttttattttgttttctgaTTTTCTCACTTCATCAATTTCTTTGATTATCTTTGTTGTCGTTTCGTATGCCTTACTGTTGTTAAAGAATCTGAAGAGTATGAAGCTTTTCTCTTCATATTTCTTCTGCCCCTTTTTCGGCCCTTCGAGGTTCTGCCCAGGTTCTCCTTCTGGTCCCTTGTTTCCCCACTGGGCCTGGTTCCCATTGGCGCAAAGGATACCTCCGCAGGTATTGCTGTAGTTCTCCCCTGTGGATGAACTTCTCAATGATTGCTGATGCAACTCGAAGGAAATATTCTTCAGCGTCTTTGAGGCTGAACGCTCTGCCTCGCTCGCAAAGGTGACAGTGTCTTCTCTCTTTATGGAGTCTCCCTCTTTTATTTCACCCGATTGGGTGGAGTGACCATTTGATGTTTCTACATTGGGGAATCCCAATTCGGGCTTTCCCACGGAAGATAATCCTTCTTTCGAAGAGATCTTCCTGGATATGCTGAAGGTGTCTCTTTCTTGCTTTCCAGACAAAGTGGAATTGTTAGCCTCACCTTCCTTAAAAGAATACCCCGAGTTGGctaaatttaaattatttttataagttATACTTGGGTGCGCAGGAATTGCGTTGCTATAATCCGTCTCGTTAATTTTttggtaaatttttaaatcacTGTCTTGTAAATGCTCCACGATGTTATTCTTTGGAGAGGAAATatcaaaatttaaaaagctatttttttttttctttaaatcaTCATTTTCATATTCTTTTCTCTGATGGTCTGCATTTGTGAAATGCTTAGAAACATTCGAAGAATAATTGACTCCTCCAAACAGATGGTCATTTTTATCCTCCCTAAAAGGCGACGTACCTTGAACAAAGGGTTGGGCTAAATTGAATACATAGGACAAGCTTCTGCTGATGTATTTATAGTAGGAAACgcttttctccttgttcAATTCATCTATGCTAGAGTTGTTATTCACACCACTGTAGCAAGTACCCgtgctatttttcttttgcgaAACATCGTCGTATATTGGATGGTAAATACTTTTTAACAACACTTGGATAAAACCACATGTGTCTTCATTGTTACACAAGTAGGTGTCCTTCGTCGGCACCACAATATGTGCACACTCGTAAATATCGTACAAATCGATAAAAATTTGATACGTGCCAAATCCATACGTTATCACATTTTTGTCTCTCATGTCTGGTTCGAACAGCAACGATTCTTTAGTTAAAATTAGGTGACCGCTTATCGAAAAATTCGTCAAGCAGTATTCGCATTGTTCTCGAAATAtgatgcaattttttttctccctgtcCCTTTCCTCCAGTTTGATGCACTTGCTCGAATTCGTGGACACGATTGCGTTCCGGATAATTCCCTTCTCGAACTagccaaatggaagaaaaaaaaaaaaaaaaaaaaaatacatgtacAATGGTgtaaaaatgacaaaaaaatagctcAAAAAACCTGAACAGCAATAACCTTTTGGCTGTACACTGGTCGCACAGCGGCGTGGTAGCTGTCGATTGCCAAAacgtatacacacacacacatacatacacacatacacacatagtTCTGCTCCATTTGCGCGCAAAAATTCACGCATATTGTTACACATGGAAATAATATGAACGGGTCATATAAATATTGGCGCGTTCGCGCAAACTTCTGCCGCTGAAGGTTTTCCTACTTCGAACTTGTTGGGGtagtgcattttttccctgtTGCCAgctatttcttcattctgaAAGACGTTCAAAACTTTTATCTTGTCGTCCGTTTGCTTTTCATCCATCGTTTGAAACTGGGTTTTGTTTGCATTTTCCAGCACTGTTCTTCGGGGGGGGCTGTGGTGCGAGCaaacattaaaaagaaagtttcACAAAAATGCACTACACTGCTGATGTAATAAGAACGCAGcaaaaacgaaataaaaaaaaagtagcagaAATGTACtgaaaattgtaaagaaggcaaaaaaatataaaagtaaaaacagTATAAGCCGATTAGTGTGGTGACTGGTCGTTTTCACAAGAAAACCATTGCACAAGGGGGGTGAACGCTCAACTACTGGCACTttcaaaaagggggaagccGCTATTTAAGGGAGTGGCCACTAATCGACGAAGAGGGACAACGCATTACCATTACCAAGTGTAAGGACGCGCGATGCAGGAATGTAAAACGTGTAGCATATTATAtgcgaggaaaaaaaaaaaaatcccctgAAAATGGTATGCAAATATACACCTTTTCATATGTGTCTTATTCGGTTTGCATCGAACATGCTATATTCCTTACGATATAAtgggtttaaaaaaataaaaaaaaatgcacactaATGATTTTCCCTCGTTGAAAGAATGGCTCCATTTgaattgaataaaaaaaaaaaaaaaaaaaaaaagaaaatcgtAAATAAGtgtaaaaggggggaaaacatGTACAATTTGAcaaatgttttattttattttaattttttttttcatttcgtgCTAAGCGAGTTATGGACTGTCAATTGTGTCACTTTTTAATGTCACACCATGAGCTGCCACTTTTGAAAAATCCCCAAGCAAAGGAAACAGGAGGTAAGCAAATGGGGTGGGGGTGtggaatacaaaaaaaaaaaaaaaaattgcgtaTTTTG is drawn from Plasmodium knowlesi strain H genome assembly, chromosome: 7 and contains these coding sequences:
- a CDS encoding pyridoxal phosphate homeostasis protein, putative; translation: MKYINNLKEIENKIKSICDNCGVVPPKILIVTKYVGSEEINNIHAYDKKYHFGENSLEALEEKAKKLPDTIKWHFIGNLQSKKCKVLANLKNLHMVETLDKQKKAIMLNNYLKSINETEQRSSNQAKKIRVLMQIKTTDDPNKTGIGHNNYDDIESTILYIINNCEFLIFKGLMTISSLEIANRENSFVILNDIKSRLLSNAVIRDYFRDRKFHMSMGMSGDLELAIKHRTTQLRIGSAIFG
- a CDS encoding dolichyl-diphosphooligosaccharide--protein glycosyltransferase subunit WBP1, putative — translated: MEKKKKKRVILPILILFLLISVQRFRCESIKLERVPFDRESIIGSLPNKIKKYEGSKVVLVSNIPNLSATHGEFLRMLNGEEGHHIGKCVHLGGDGDSDAMLPEDPAIYDGLVIILDVLDDQVVESLTTKYVNSFREKKKNVFLSLNSVNGKSGIQLLTQLHIQVYGGGSYVKDPFGKASQKGVEMPEGRINQGYAFYTGEIIRDTPIVDNPSGGKKKKFLLYQGTAHVMMGKTKNILEVVTCTQTCLVYDQNGNVMKKAKQGTNLSLVSSNQWDNNSRCVFSSSSEIFSDIFFHTNGENKKFAQEVVAWNFKKSGIIRYDKFKLYKDGDKKDYTAGDLFGEKLIGATPFFPNDFIHLSIDLYELKRNFWVPLKRRDIQYELVKMQIHRRDFLNFYKNAESPTYYKSFHLPKEHGVYKIKIYFRRKGYNVLNLHFFLPVRSPLHYDKNKKVHFEFYPFYTYIYLSLFCFFLFILVIMFDDSRGPAEDRGGQGHGKEKMD
- a CDS encoding TLD domain-containing protein, whose product is MDEKQTDDKIKVLNVFQNEEIAGNREKMHYPNKFEFEKGIIRNAIVSTNSSKCIKLEERDREKKNCIIFREQCEYCLTNFSISGHLILTKESLLFEPDMRDKNVITYGFGTYQIFIDLYDIYECAHIVVPTKDTYLCNNEDTCGFIQVLLKSIYHPIYDDVSQKKNSTGTCYSGVNNNSSIDELNKEKSVSYYKYISRSLSYVFNLAQPFVQGTSPFREDKNDHLFGGVNYSSNVSKHFTNADHQRKEYENDDLKKKKNSFLNFDISSPKNNIVEHLQDSDLKIYQKINETDYSNAIPAHPSITYKNNLNLANSGYSFKEGEANNSTLSGKQERDTFSISRKISSKEGLSSVGKPELGFPNVETSNGHSTQSGEIKEGDSIKREDTVTFASEAERSASKTLKNISFELHQQSLRSSSTGENYSNTCGGILCANGNQAQWGNKGPEGEPGQNLEGPKKGQKKYEEKSFILFRFFNNSKAYETTTKIIKEIDEVRKSENKIKKTITSVPFTSNELLKCIIEQSLMAKESKKKAQGANSINDAKDINYLPLIPKLEYINGAVKLLNKEMTKQINYYLPPTLSIKIWKMAFCSSIHGVSFKTLYRSVSNKGSVILLICDMDNVLFGCFLDKLQCENSYYGSGENFLFTFKNGNNSLRGNKEEKIKDEDNKGSNNGSNCAYEKSMESFYPLEENVEKVKRKNIPLDMNEGKLGNNSTSNSQEKLVTDFEDSLKDSIKGDANQEGPSRTSVHYMNRSKTDIHDLDSVEDEEGGSTVGGACSGGAYGANEKGNLTSEGCYHDNDENGDASSDAVQCRTKMLVEEKYHHLTSLPGKKQPLMSHNSVGTETGESSKKNRTKQSCNDNTAIQVFNWTTRNNYFVYSDEKSITIGGGDNCSLLINDDLCKGQTNRSSTYDNDLLTHEEEFEIQFLQLWVFDDL